The following are from one region of the Aquirufa lenticrescens genome:
- a CDS encoding queuosine precursor transporter: MIFNEFSRKQKLFIFLFGVFLTNAIVAEIIGVKIVSIERTLGFPPLHWYTPWGDFWDLNQTAGALNWPLVFITSDIINDYFGKKGVRFISFTTSLFIAFSFLIIYTATLLVPADFWVEVNKGSENFNINAAFARIFRQGLGIILGSLSAFLVSQIIDALVFEKIKSRTGSKHIWLRATGSTLISQLIDSVLVIGIAFYAFGNWTFTQWMNVSFNNYFYKFFVAILFTPVLYLAHWAIEKYLAKDKAL, translated from the coding sequence ATGATATTTAACGAATTCTCCCGTAAGCAAAAGCTGTTTATATTCCTGTTTGGAGTATTCTTAACGAATGCGATTGTTGCGGAGATTATTGGTGTTAAAATTGTTAGTATTGAACGTACGTTAGGGTTTCCGCCGCTACATTGGTATACGCCTTGGGGAGATTTTTGGGACTTAAATCAAACAGCTGGTGCTTTAAACTGGCCTCTAGTTTTTATCACATCTGATATCATTAATGATTATTTTGGTAAAAAGGGAGTTCGATTTATTTCCTTTACTACTTCCCTATTCATCGCTTTTTCATTTCTTATCATTTATACGGCTACTTTGCTTGTCCCAGCTGATTTTTGGGTAGAGGTAAATAAGGGTTCTGAAAATTTTAATATAAATGCTGCTTTTGCCAGAATATTTCGTCAAGGATTGGGGATAATACTAGGTTCATTATCAGCGTTTTTAGTTAGCCAAATCATTGATGCCTTAGTTTTTGAAAAGATTAAATCACGAACAGGGTCGAAACATATCTGGTTAAGAGCTACGGGATCTACGCTGATATCGCAGTTAATTGATAGTGTATTGGTAATTGGGATTGCCTTCTATGCATTTGGCAATTGGACTTTTACACAATGGATGAATGTCTCTTTCAATAATTACTTCTATAAATTCTTCGTGGCCATCCTATTTACGCCTGTTTTATATCTAGCCCACTGGGCAATAGAGAAGTATTTAGCTAAGGATAAAGCGCTTTAG
- the sucC gene encoding ADP-forming succinate--CoA ligase subunit beta: MNIHEYQAKEILKGYGVRIQEGIVIDSVDNAISAAEQLKAQTGTGWFVVKAQIHAGGRGKGGGVKLAKNLDEVKERVSQILGMQLITHQTGPEGKKVNKVLISEDVYYPGDSEPKEYYLSILLDRAKACNVIMASTEGGMDIEEVAEHSPEKIIKEWIDPRVGLQDFQARKVAFALGLSGAALKEMVKFIQSLYRAYVETDSSMFEINPVLKTSDDKILAVDAKVNLDDNALFRHKDLAVLRDIEEEDPLEVEASENDLNYVKLDGNVGCMVNGAGLAMATMDIIKLSGGDPANFLDVGGGANAKTVEAGFRIILQDPNVKAILINIFGGIVRCDRVANGVVEAYKNIGEINIPIIVRLQGTNAEEGAAIINNSGLKVFSAVLLKDAARLVSEVLK; encoded by the coding sequence ATGAATATTCACGAATATCAAGCGAAAGAAATCTTAAAAGGTTACGGAGTGCGCATTCAAGAAGGAATTGTGATTGACTCTGTTGACAACGCTATTTCAGCGGCTGAGCAATTAAAGGCTCAGACGGGTACAGGATGGTTTGTTGTTAAAGCTCAAATTCATGCGGGTGGCCGTGGAAAAGGGGGCGGTGTTAAACTAGCTAAAAACTTAGATGAAGTAAAAGAGCGCGTTTCTCAAATTTTGGGAATGCAATTGATTACGCATCAAACTGGTCCTGAAGGAAAGAAAGTAAACAAGGTATTAATTTCTGAGGATGTATATTATCCAGGAGATTCAGAGCCAAAAGAATACTATTTATCAATCTTATTAGACCGTGCGAAGGCTTGCAATGTAATCATGGCAAGTACAGAAGGTGGTATGGATATCGAAGAAGTGGCTGAGCATAGCCCTGAAAAGATTATCAAAGAATGGATTGATCCACGTGTAGGTCTTCAAGACTTTCAAGCACGTAAAGTAGCTTTTGCTTTAGGTTTAAGCGGGGCAGCTTTGAAAGAGATGGTTAAATTCATCCAATCTTTATACCGCGCTTATGTAGAGACTGATTCATCCATGTTTGAAATCAACCCCGTGTTGAAGACATCTGATGATAAAATCTTAGCAGTAGATGCTAAAGTGAACTTAGATGATAACGCTTTATTCCGTCACAAAGACTTAGCGGTTTTACGTGATATCGAAGAAGAAGATCCATTAGAAGTAGAAGCATCTGAAAATGATTTGAATTACGTTAAATTAGATGGTAACGTAGGTTGCATGGTAAACGGAGCTGGTTTAGCGATGGCTACTATGGATATTATTAAATTATCTGGTGGAGATCCCGCTAACTTCCTTGATGTAGGGGGTGGAGCAAACGCAAAAACGGTGGAAGCTGGTTTCCGCATTATCCTACAAGACCCTAATGTTAAAGCAATCTTGATTAATATCTTCGGTGGTATCGTTCGTTGTGATCGTGTTGCAAATGGGGTAGTAGAAGCCTACAAAAACATTGGTGAGATCAATATCCCAATTATTGTTCGTCTTCAAGGGACCAATGCAGAAGAAGGTGCTGCCATTATTAATAACTCGGGCTTGAAAGTATTCTCAGCTGTTTTATTAAAAGATGCTGCTCGTTTAGTATCAGAAGTATTGAAATAA
- a CDS encoding pyridoxal phosphate-dependent aminotransferase, which translates to MDILKSKRLDHLKYEIRGPVYDKALALQNQGYKITSLNIGNPAAFGFETPDEIVHDIIVNIRNAQGYVDSRGLFAARKAVMQYYQNLGVKNILMEDIYIGNGVSELISLVMTALLNTDDEVLIPSPDYPLWTTVAGLAGGIAVHYTCDETQDWAPDLADMEAKITSKTRAIVLINPNNPTGAVYSKETVKQVVALAAKHQLVLFADEIYDKILYDGTSHHTAAGLSDDILIITMGGLSKNYRAAGFRGGWMILTGAKHKAKSYIEGLNFLFSTRLCANVITQYGIQTALGGYQSINDLVAKEGRLNRQMNLAYERINAIDGVSAVKPKGALYLFPKIDLSKFNFEDDNHFVMSLLEEQKILVVGGQGFNFKEKDHFRIVFLPHVEQLGVALDKIALHFENYRK; encoded by the coding sequence ATGGATATATTAAAAAGTAAGCGTCTCGATCACCTAAAATATGAAATTCGTGGACCGGTTTATGATAAAGCGTTAGCTCTTCAAAATCAGGGTTACAAGATTACTTCATTAAATATTGGTAATCCAGCCGCCTTTGGCTTTGAAACGCCTGATGAGATTGTCCATGATATTATCGTAAATATACGAAATGCGCAGGGATATGTTGATTCCCGTGGTTTATTTGCTGCACGTAAAGCAGTTATGCAGTATTACCAGAACTTAGGTGTAAAGAATATCTTAATGGAAGATATTTATATTGGTAATGGGGTAAGTGAGTTGATTTCTTTGGTGATGACTGCTTTGTTAAATACAGATGACGAAGTATTGATTCCCTCTCCTGATTATCCACTTTGGACTACTGTGGCAGGTCTAGCTGGCGGTATAGCTGTGCATTATACTTGTGATGAGACTCAAGATTGGGCTCCAGATCTTGCGGATATGGAAGCTAAAATTACATCCAAGACGAGAGCTATCGTTTTAATTAATCCCAATAACCCTACCGGAGCTGTCTATTCTAAAGAAACAGTTAAACAAGTAGTGGCTTTAGCAGCTAAACATCAATTAGTATTATTCGCAGATGAAATCTATGATAAGATTCTGTATGATGGGACTTCACATCATACCGCTGCAGGTTTATCGGATGATATTTTGATTATCACGATGGGTGGTTTGTCTAAAAATTACCGTGCGGCAGGTTTTAGAGGTGGGTGGATGATCTTAACAGGGGCAAAACACAAGGCAAAATCGTATATAGAAGGATTAAATTTCTTATTTAGTACCCGTTTATGTGCGAATGTGATTACTCAATATGGAATTCAAACAGCATTAGGGGGATATCAATCGATAAATGACCTAGTTGCTAAAGAAGGTCGTTTAAATCGACAAATGAACTTAGCCTATGAACGAATTAATGCCATTGATGGTGTTAGTGCCGTAAAGCCTAAAGGAGCCCTATATTTGTTTCCAAAGATAGATCTATCTAAGTTCAATTTTGAAGATGATAATCATTTTGTGATGTCTCTTTTAGAGGAACAAAAGATATTAGTGGTGGGAGGACAAGGATTTAATTTCAAAGAGAAGGATCATTTTAGAATAGTATTTCTTCCACATGTGGAGCAATTAGGTGTTGCCTTAGATAAAATTGCACTTCACTTTGAAAATTACCGCAAATGA
- a CDS encoding TrmH family RNA methyltransferase — protein sequence MIFQEMLTNKQIKLINSLHSKKGRKENDLFLVEGEKSLLELIKSDFVVDFFVICESQQALAHKISQVSKAPIYLLEEENVQKLSTLVNNQIGLAVVQQKKFPSFKIQDRYTIVLDGIRDPGNLGTIIRICDWYGFKQLVLSDDCTEFYNPKVIISTMGSFSRIEFTYVDLPSFFKAHSEYKKIGAVLHGENIHHYQFPNKGFIILGNESNGIREEIMESLDERITIPAFGEAESLNVGISTAVIADNLKRFILS from the coding sequence TTGATTTTTCAAGAGATGCTAACTAATAAACAAATAAAGTTAATTAATTCCCTACATTCTAAAAAAGGAAGAAAAGAGAATGATTTATTTTTAGTGGAAGGGGAGAAGTCTCTGTTGGAATTAATCAAATCTGACTTTGTTGTTGATTTTTTTGTCATTTGTGAGAGTCAGCAAGCATTAGCCCATAAAATCAGTCAAGTATCAAAAGCGCCTATCTATCTTTTAGAGGAAGAAAATGTCCAAAAGTTAAGTACCCTTGTCAACAATCAAATAGGGCTTGCTGTCGTACAACAAAAGAAATTCCCTTCATTTAAAATTCAAGATCGTTACACCATCGTCCTTGATGGCATTCGCGATCCAGGTAATTTGGGAACGATTATTCGTATTTGCGATTGGTATGGATTTAAACAATTGGTTCTATCAGACGATTGTACGGAGTTTTATAATCCAAAAGTAATCATCTCAACCATGGGTTCGTTCTCCCGTATCGAATTTACCTATGTCGATTTACCATCATTCTTTAAAGCACACAGCGAATATAAAAAGATCGGAGCTGTCCTACATGGTGAAAATATACATCACTACCAGTTTCCTAATAAAGGTTTTATCATTTTAGGGAATGAATCAAACGGTATTCGAGAAGAAATTATGGAAAGTTTGGATGAGCGAATCACTATTCCAGCCTTTGGAGAAGCTGAATCCTTGAATGTAGGAATATCAACTGCAGTCATTGCAGATAATCTAAAGCGCTTTATCCTTAGCTAA
- a CDS encoding fumarylacetoacetate hydrolase family protein, with translation MKIICIGRNYVDHITELSNERPTEPVVFLKPDTALLDANSHFYYPKFSSDVHYELELVFRIGKVGKNIEAKFAHKYIDSYGLGIDFTARDVQSKLKEKGLPWEKAKAFNGSAFVSTMQPFDPAILANPIHFTLHKNGTLVQDGNSELMIWNVAELIEEVSKYFTLKTGDYIFTGTPAGVGPLAIGDVLTGALEGAPLFELAIS, from the coding sequence ATGAAAATTATTTGCATCGGTCGAAATTACGTAGATCATATTACAGAATTATCGAATGAAAGACCTACGGAACCGGTGGTCTTCTTAAAGCCGGATACGGCTTTATTAGATGCAAATAGTCACTTTTACTATCCTAAATTCTCCTCTGACGTTCATTACGAACTAGAGTTAGTATTTAGGATAGGCAAAGTGGGCAAAAATATAGAAGCAAAATTTGCTCACAAGTACATTGATTCTTACGGATTAGGTATTGACTTTACTGCCAGAGATGTACAGAGCAAATTAAAAGAAAAAGGACTTCCTTGGGAAAAGGCTAAAGCATTTAATGGTTCAGCCTTTGTGAGTACTATGCAACCTTTTGATCCGGCTATTTTAGCCAATCCCATTCATTTCACTTTACACAAAAACGGAACATTGGTTCAAGACGGAAATTCTGAATTGATGATTTGGAATGTCGCTGAGTTGATTGAAGAAGTCTCCAAGTATTTTACGCTAAAGACAGGTGATTATATTTTTACCGGTACGCCTGCGGGTGTGGGTCCTCTAGCCATTGGAGATGTATTAACTGGGGCTTTAGAAGGTGCTCCCTTATTTGAATTAGCTATATCATAA
- a CDS encoding ABC transporter ATP-binding protein — protein sequence MLELKNISKSYGTQLILDTISLQVKESEMVSILGPSGSGKSTLLQIIGLLMKADSGQIYLDGIDYAALSDKDQATFRNQKLGFVFQFHNLLGEFTCEENIKFPLFIKGNKLNESDLELFDKIVQTLGIQPILQKLPSQISGGEQQRVAVARALINRPTLLLADEPTGNLDNKNAENLYELFVELKAVWQQRIIMVTHNEKLTSHSDQVIYLNSGRIE from the coding sequence ATGTTAGAATTAAAAAATATTTCCAAAAGTTATGGAACACAATTAATTCTAGACACTATCTCTTTACAAGTTAAAGAGTCTGAAATGGTTAGTATTTTAGGTCCATCTGGATCTGGTAAAAGCACGTTACTTCAGATCATTGGCCTATTAATGAAAGCAGATTCAGGCCAGATTTACTTAGACGGAATTGATTATGCTGCGCTTTCAGATAAGGATCAGGCAACATTCCGGAATCAAAAGCTAGGTTTCGTTTTTCAGTTTCATAATTTGTTAGGAGAATTTACTTGTGAAGAAAACATCAAGTTCCCCCTATTTATCAAGGGAAATAAGTTAAATGAATCCGATTTGGAGCTGTTTGATAAAATCGTCCAGACCTTAGGAATACAGCCCATCCTTCAAAAATTACCCTCACAGATCTCCGGTGGAGAACAACAACGTGTGGCCGTTGCAAGAGCTTTGATTAATCGCCCTACCCTTCTTTTAGCAGACGAACCTACCGGGAACTTGGATAATAAAAATGCGGAAAACCTGTATGAGTTGTTTGTTGAGCTAAAAGCGGTTTGGCAACAACGAATCATCATGGTAACCCATAACGAGAAATTGACCTCGCATTCAGATCAAGTTATTTATCTAAATTCCGGTAGAATCGAATAG
- a CDS encoding transketolase family protein — MALFTYETKKDTRSGFGAGMEYLSQHNPKVVALCADLIGSLKLEGFIKNSPERFFQTGIAEANMIGISAGLTLGGFIPFATTFANFGTGRVYDQIRQSVAYSGKNVKICCSHAGLTLGEDGATHQILEDIGLMKMLPGMVVINPCDYNQTKAATIAIADYEGPVYLRFGRPVVPVFTPEDQKFEIGKALHLVEGTDVTILATGHLVWEAIQAAEALLEKGIKAEVINIHTIKPLDVQAILASVKKTGCMVTAEEHQYNGGLGDSVAQYLAMNHPTPMEFVGVNDSFGESGKPAELMEKYGLNAEAIVAKAMKVMARK; from the coding sequence ATGGCATTATTTACCTACGAAACAAAAAAGGATACACGCTCGGGTTTTGGAGCTGGTATGGAGTATTTAAGTCAGCATAACCCTAAAGTGGTCGCATTATGCGCTGATTTGATTGGTTCATTGAAATTAGAAGGATTTATCAAAAATAGCCCTGAACGGTTTTTCCAAACAGGTATCGCAGAAGCGAACATGATTGGTATCTCAGCAGGTTTAACATTAGGCGGTTTCATTCCTTTCGCAACGACCTTTGCAAACTTTGGAACGGGTCGTGTTTACGACCAAATCCGTCAATCAGTAGCTTATTCTGGAAAGAACGTAAAGATCTGTTGTTCACACGCAGGTTTAACACTAGGAGAGGATGGAGCAACGCACCAGATTTTGGAAGATATTGGCTTAATGAAGATGTTACCAGGTATGGTAGTAATCAATCCTTGTGATTACAACCAAACAAAGGCTGCAACAATTGCCATTGCAGATTATGAAGGTCCGGTATATTTACGTTTTGGTCGTCCGGTCGTTCCAGTATTTACACCTGAAGATCAGAAATTTGAAATCGGTAAAGCCTTACATTTAGTAGAAGGAACTGATGTAACGATTTTAGCAACTGGACACTTAGTATGGGAAGCCATTCAAGCGGCTGAAGCATTATTAGAAAAAGGTATTAAAGCTGAGGTGATCAATATCCACACGATTAAACCATTAGATGTTCAAGCCATCTTAGCTTCTGTTAAGAAGACAGGTTGCATGGTTACGGCTGAAGAACACCAGTACAATGGTGGATTAGGTGATTCTGTTGCTCAATATTTGGCTATGAATCATCCTACACCAATGGAGTTCGTAGGGGTAAATGATTCTTTCGGCGAATCAGGAAAGCCTGCCGAATTAATGGAGAAATATGGATTAAATGCGGAAGCTATCGTAGCAAAAGCAATGAAAGTAATGGCACGTAAATAG
- the tamL gene encoding translocation and assembly module lipoprotein TamL, translating to MKNQSIIGFIIISIGLISCGQYQSFEIPNPVINQINVTGNRQIPKAELRANVIGVKNSYRRLLPAKLYTYLGIKRKRKDSLGIKPSFIQFLKSPNPTYNPVWLATNTTQIQRYYRENGFLKAHIQSNIDTIGQLVNVTFAIDEGEASYFTKQDSISVDNPILAEHVSSYLKENSVIRPMGRLQLSLLKKEKEQLSHHLRNEGYYYFSPDAVGIRLNDVKDSTLQRISLYYKIPEFKNHFAIANYDRLYRIGLPEFSISDPYGNPAIHPPIKGLTKLINLKEDDLYSVDLFNQSLKNIYLTDQFKTVSIRFDTTRTRLFPKIELFQNEKYNFSSELGGSVFRGIPGPFLTNSFKIRRLFSSLDYFDFSTRIGYEAQSGFINTNDTRNNLELNVSASINFPSLYLPKAMVGKLGSYYGAKTSVGVGFDFINRPEYQRTNVNLFQRYTWQNSEYSFFTFSLVNLNLLNTIYPETATSDAFKTYLEELKIKGNNLYRSFNPSFVSSISFQYVYRDLLPSNELKNGKIFQIGLESGGTTLNLLPNHKFSFVTDLLNSGQDIQFYRFLRLNLDYRKYKMLGRNQKSQIAFKLVGGIAYAYGDENDYQLPYEKNFFIGGPSSLRAWKPRRLGPGSYVSSSNLVEQPGSILLESSLEYRFKLFPLFGQMNGAFFIDAGNVWNMTQGNTDPSTQFHLSDFYNQIAVGTGFGLRWDFDFFLLRLDLATKVINPANPVNQKWVLPQTSFEGGQNPIEFNIGIGYPF from the coding sequence TTGAAAAATCAATCAATTATCGGTTTTATTATTATCAGTATTGGGCTCATTTCCTGTGGTCAATACCAATCCTTTGAGATCCCTAATCCAGTTATTAATCAAATAAACGTAACAGGTAATCGCCAGATACCTAAAGCAGAATTACGTGCAAATGTCATTGGCGTAAAGAATTCATATCGCAGATTACTCCCTGCAAAATTATACACTTATCTGGGCATTAAAAGGAAAAGAAAAGATTCTCTTGGAATTAAACCTAGTTTCATTCAATTCCTTAAGTCGCCTAATCCCACGTATAATCCTGTTTGGTTAGCTACCAATACGACACAAATTCAACGATATTATAGGGAGAATGGCTTTTTGAAGGCCCATATTCAATCTAATATAGATACAATTGGGCAATTGGTCAATGTCACTTTTGCCATTGATGAGGGAGAGGCCAGTTATTTTACCAAACAAGATTCTATATCGGTAGACAATCCTATTTTAGCGGAACATGTGAGCTCTTATTTGAAAGAAAATAGTGTTATTAGACCGATGGGACGATTACAATTATCCTTGCTAAAGAAAGAAAAGGAGCAATTAAGTCATCATCTACGTAATGAAGGTTATTACTATTTTTCGCCAGATGCAGTGGGTATACGGTTAAATGATGTAAAGGATTCCACGCTTCAACGCATTTCACTTTACTATAAAATACCAGAATTTAAGAATCATTTTGCAATTGCTAATTATGATCGCCTGTATCGGATTGGATTGCCTGAATTTAGCATTTCTGATCCCTATGGTAATCCGGCAATTCATCCTCCAATAAAGGGTTTGACTAAATTGATTAATCTAAAGGAGGATGATTTGTATTCTGTCGATTTATTTAATCAAAGTTTAAAGAATATTTACCTTACTGATCAATTTAAGACGGTTTCTATTCGATTTGATACGACTAGAACAAGGCTATTTCCTAAAATTGAATTGTTCCAAAACGAGAAATATAATTTTAGTTCTGAATTAGGAGGAAGTGTATTTAGGGGGATTCCAGGCCCATTTTTAACGAATTCTTTTAAAATAAGACGCTTATTCTCGAGCTTAGATTACTTTGATTTTTCTACACGTATTGGTTATGAGGCCCAATCTGGTTTTATTAATACGAACGATACGAGGAATAATTTAGAATTAAACGTCTCCGCTTCCATCAACTTCCCTTCACTCTATTTACCTAAGGCGATGGTAGGTAAATTAGGTTCCTATTATGGGGCAAAAACATCTGTGGGAGTGGGATTTGATTTTATTAATCGTCCAGAGTACCAAAGAACAAATGTAAACCTGTTCCAACGTTATACCTGGCAAAATAGTGAGTACAGCTTCTTTACGTTCTCCTTGGTCAATCTCAACTTATTAAATACGATTTATCCGGAAACGGCCACTTCTGATGCCTTTAAGACCTATTTAGAGGAACTTAAAATTAAAGGAAATAATCTCTACCGAAGCTTTAATCCCAGTTTTGTAAGTAGCATCTCATTCCAATACGTATACCGAGATTTACTTCCGAGTAACGAACTGAAAAATGGAAAAATATTCCAAATAGGTCTAGAATCGGGTGGTACTACATTGAACCTTTTGCCTAATCACAAATTTAGTTTTGTGACAGACCTCTTAAATAGTGGACAGGATATTCAATTTTACCGTTTCTTACGTTTGAATTTAGATTACCGGAAATATAAGATGTTAGGTCGTAATCAGAAATCACAAATTGCTTTTAAACTCGTAGGTGGAATCGCGTATGCTTATGGCGATGAAAACGATTATCAATTACCTTATGAAAAGAACTTCTTTATTGGTGGCCCATCCAGTTTAAGAGCTTGGAAGCCAAGACGTTTAGGACCAGGTTCTTATGTTTCCTCCTCTAATTTAGTAGAACAGCCGGGAAGCATTTTACTAGAATCCTCATTAGAATATCGATTTAAATTATTCCCCTTATTTGGTCAAATGAATGGAGCTTTCTTCATTGATGCAGGTAATGTCTGGAATATGACACAGGGGAATACGGATCCTAGTACTCAATTTCATTTGAGTGATTTCTATAATCAGATTGCGGTAGGTACAGGTTTTGGGCTTCGTTGGGATTTCGATTTCTTTTTATTGCGACTTGACTTAGCTACGAAAGTTATTAATCCGGCTAACCCAGTAAATCAAAAATGGGTTCTGCCACAAACTTCTTTCGAAGGAGGACAAAACCCAATTGAGTTTAACATTGGTATTGGCTATCCTTTTTAA
- a CDS encoding transketolase produces the protein MQTQEIQKISSQVRRDILRMVHGCQSGHPGGSLGCTDLLVDLYFSTMNLKTDAAGKVVFDMDGTNEDLFFLSNGHISPLIYSVLARRGYFPTAELASFRKIDTRLQGHPTPHEYLEGIRIASGSLGQGLSVAIGAAQAKKLNGDKSTVFCLMGDGEQNEGQVWEAAMYAPHHKVDNLIAFIDENGQQIDGPTEKVMSNRDLEAKYKAFGWNVMRMDGNNAEDIQNTLNKAKAELGKGSPIMIIMKTEMGAGVDFMMYSHKWHGVAPNDQQLQDALAQLEETLGDY, from the coding sequence ATGCAAACACAAGAAATACAAAAAATCAGCTCTCAAGTACGTAGAGACATTTTAAGAATGGTTCACGGTTGCCAATCCGGTCACCCAGGTGGATCATTAGGTTGTACAGATCTTTTAGTGGATCTGTATTTTAGCACCATGAATCTGAAAACAGATGCTGCAGGAAAAGTCGTGTTTGATATGGATGGTACTAATGAGGATTTATTCTTCTTATCGAATGGCCACATTTCTCCATTAATCTACAGCGTGTTAGCTCGTCGTGGTTATTTCCCTACGGCTGAATTAGCTTCGTTTAGAAAAATAGATACGCGTCTTCAAGGACACCCTACGCCACACGAGTACCTAGAAGGTATTCGTATTGCGTCAGGTTCTTTAGGACAAGGTCTTAGCGTGGCCATCGGAGCTGCTCAAGCTAAGAAATTGAATGGTGACAAATCAACTGTCTTCTGTTTGATGGGTGATGGTGAACAAAATGAAGGCCAAGTATGGGAAGCTGCGATGTATGCTCCTCATCACAAGGTGGACAATTTGATTGCTTTCATTGATGAAAATGGCCAGCAAATCGATGGTCCTACAGAGAAGGTAATGAGTAACCGTGATTTAGAAGCGAAATACAAAGCATTCGGTTGGAATGTGATGCGTATGGACGGAAATAATGCAGAGGATATTCAAAATACATTGAATAAGGCCAAAGCTGAATTAGGAAAAGGATCTCCTATCATGATTATCATGAAGACGGAAATGGGCGCTGGTGTAGATTTTATGATGTATTCTCATAAATGGCATGGTGTAGCACCAAACGACCAACAATTACAAGACGCGTTAGCGCAATTAGAAGAAACTTTAGGCGATTATTAA
- the bcp gene encoding thioredoxin-dependent thiol peroxidase has protein sequence MKLQIGNAAPTISMVDSDGNNFAIPSGKKIVLYFYPKDNTPGCTAQACNLNENLEALQDKGFQVVGVSIDSNASHTKFKAKYHLAFPLLSDPEHQLAEAFGVWVEKSMYGKQYMGVARTTFIIDEKGIITDIIEKVDTKNHSSQIH, from the coding sequence ATGAAACTACAAATAGGTAATGCAGCTCCTACCATTTCAATGGTGGACTCTGACGGAAATAATTTTGCTATCCCGAGTGGAAAGAAAATAGTCTTGTATTTTTATCCAAAAGATAATACACCTGGTTGCACCGCTCAGGCCTGCAATTTAAATGAAAATTTAGAAGCACTTCAAGACAAAGGTTTTCAGGTAGTAGGAGTGAGTATTGATAGCAATGCTTCTCACACAAAGTTTAAAGCAAAATACCATTTAGCTTTCCCTCTTTTATCTGATCCTGAGCATCAATTAGCGGAAGCTTTTGGCGTTTGGGTAGAGAAATCGATGTACGGCAAGCAATATATGGGAGTAGCTAGAACTACTTTTATTATAGACGAAAAAGGAATTATTACAGATATTATCGAAAAAGTGGATACAAAGAACCACAGTTCTCAAATTCACTAA